A stretch of the Bacteroidota bacterium genome encodes the following:
- a CDS encoding DoxX family protein, whose product MEKLPKIFYWIATGLVCLMMIFSAGMYLFNTAEIQALFTSLGYPAYIVIPLAIAKILAVVAILTKKSAVLKEWAYAGLCFDFILASSAHIMVGDGEQYGAIVALVILAVSYYYDKQLFPANQLVSEPA is encoded by the coding sequence ATGGAGAAACTCCCAAAGATTTTTTACTGGATCGCAACGGGCCTCGTTTGCCTGATGATGATCTTTTCTGCCGGTATGTACCTGTTCAACACAGCAGAGATTCAGGCCTTGTTTACCAGCCTTGGCTACCCCGCCTATATTGTAATTCCACTAGCGATTGCCAAAATATTGGCTGTTGTGGCTATTCTGACCAAAAAGTCAGCCGTGTTAAAAGAATGGGCATATGCAGGCTTGTGTTTTGATTTTATCCTGGCCTCTTCTGCTCATATTATGGTGGGTGATGGCGAGCAATATGGCGCAATTGTGGCGCTGGTCATTCTGGCTGTATCATACTACTACGACAAGCAGCTTTTCCCGGCAAATCAGTTGGTATCCGAGCCGGCGTAA